CGAGCGGAACCCGTCGGTCTCGTTGAGCAGGTCGGCGATCGCCGCACGCTGCCGGGTGGACCGGACCGCGCCCGTCACCGCGGTTCCTCACTGGCGTGGGCGACGGCGTCGGCGACGATGTGGGCCAGGTGATGGTCGACCAGGTGGTAGAGCACCTCACGTCCGGCACGCTCGCTGGCGACCACCCCGGCCTGCTTGAGAATCCGCAGATGCTGGCTCACCAGCGGCTGCGGCACGGCCAGCGCGTCGACCAATTCATGGACGCAGCGCTGGGACTGCTGCAGCTGTAGGACGATGGCGATCCGCAGCGGGGCAGCCAGTGCGCGCAGCAGCTCGCCCGCGTTGTCGAGGACCTCGCGCGACGGCATTTCCGACGCCGGGGCAGTGCTGTCCTCGCGCGCGTCGTCGTGTTGATTTACGCTGATATTGGAAATCGTTTCCATTACGGGTCAGAATACATGCGCAATATCGCATGTCAACCGGCCTGGCGGCCACGGCGGATTATCGCTGCCGGGGAGCTGGTCGCTACTCTGATGCACCGTGGCATCCATCATCGACACCGTTGCGAACCTGGCGAAACGCCGTGGCCTGG
Above is a window of Mycolicibacterium boenickei DNA encoding:
- a CDS encoding ArsR/SmtB family transcription factor, coding for MPSREVLDNAGELLRALAAPLRIAIVLQLQQSQRCVHELVDALAVPQPLVSQHLRILKQAGVVASERAGREVLYHLVDHHLAHIVADAVAHASEEPR